One Chiloscyllium plagiosum isolate BGI_BamShark_2017 unplaced genomic scaffold, ASM401019v2 scaf_10216, whole genome shotgun sequence DNA window includes the following coding sequences:
- the LOC122547974 gene encoding transforming acidic coiled-coil-containing protein 2-like, translating to MYSFCFRSSDSEGAFETPEETTPVKVPPQSSSTAAAEKESQEQQPSVPSVFFPDDNQVAVTPETSLQETDSFRPLTESASIVFDEDKPIASSGAYKIDFDSLDALDSFQPHSSLDASSPVKSEGSKNCGQACVKSGSTSSPPPQSPPFTRKADGISDISRTEHGDKALQAEAFSIASDNVHSVKKKKPRPLSLKRKTRSEKQAETQPDKSTEAPTATEANAKPTVLESDKDVTTSQLPGNSLQSAVNQQDSPITHQVSCSSDADNLSERSLFACGDKQQSLPAAQSESETFTVVLTESDKIAPESGPISGTPAVGHAVRLEFDYSEDKDSFETEQDKQPVPKKFGKKSGGKMPLRKPKIGIKKVPTVEKVDNALTASSNSTADPDDIPIPKTTYSFDPSKWDDPNFNPFSSNVQVPNSPKLPHASFSFDTDNCDNSVDPFKSSTKISGSPSHSSASFEVNDDTGTSEGDVNNKSSKKKRLPLKT from the exons ATGTATTCGTTTTGTTTCAGGAGTTCAGACTCCGAGGGAGCATTCGAGACACCTGAAGAGACAACACCTGTCAAAGTGCCTCCGCAGAGCTcttctactgctgctgctgagaagGAAAGCCAAGAACAGCAGCCTTCAGTACCGTCAG TGTTTTTTCCTGATGATAATCAGGTTGCTGTCACCCCTGAAACCTCACTCCAGGAAACTGATTCCTTCAGACCTCTCACTGAGTCAGCTTCAATTGTCTTTGATGAAGATAAACCAATAGCCAGCAGTGGAGCTTATAAAATTGATTTTGATAGTCTTGATGCTTTGGACTCTTTCCAACCTCACTCCTCTTTGGATGCAAGCTCACCTGTGAAGTCAGAAGGTTCCAAAAATTGTGGACAGGCTTGTGTGAAGTCAGGCAGtaccagctcaccaccaccacaatCTCCACCATTCACACGGAAAGCTGATGGAATTAGCGATATTAGTCGCACAGAGCATGGGGATAAAGCTTTGCAGGCAGAGGCCTTTAGCATAGCCTCAGATAATGTTCACagtgttaagaaaaagaaaccgAGACCACTGTCTTTAAAAAGAAAGACCAGATCAGAGAAACAAGCAGAGACACAACCAGATAAATCAACGGAGGCCCCAACAGCAACAGAAGCCAATGCAAAGCCAACAGTACTTGAGAGTGATAAAGACGTCACTACATCTCAATTACCCGGCAACAGTTTACAAAGTGCTGTAAACCAACAGGACTCTCCCATTACTCATCAAGTGTCCTGCAGCTCTGATGCAGATAATCTTTCTGAGCGTAGTCTGTTTGCTTGTGGAGATAAACAACAAAGTTTACCAGCTGCACAGAGTGAAAGTGAGACTTTTACTGTAGTTCTAACAGAATCTGACAAAATAGCACCTGAGTCTGGACCAATTTCAGGCACTCCAGCCGTGGGCCATGCAGTGAGGCTGGAATTTGATTACTCTGAGGATAAAGACAGTTTTGAAACTGAACAAGATAAACAGCCTGTTCCCAAGAAATTTGGCAAAAAATCTGGTGGAAAGATGCCACTAAGAAAGCCAAAGATCGGAATCAAGAAGGTTCCTACAGTTGAAAAGGTGGACAATGCTCTTACTGCTTCATCTAATTCAACTGCTGATCCTGATGATATCCCAATTCCAAAGACAACATATTCATTTGATCCTTCTAAATGGGATGACCCTAATTTCAACCCATTTAGTAGTAATGTACAGGTTCCAAATTCTCCCAAGTTGCCTCATGCTTCATTCAGTTTTGACACGGACAACTGTGATAACTCTGTGGACCCGTTCAAATCTTCTACGAAAATCTCAGGATCCCCTTCTCATTCATCTGCTTCATTTGAGGTGAATGATGACACTGGTACAAGTGAGGGGGATGTTAATAATAAATCGTCAAAGAAGAAGAGGCTACCTTTAAAAACGTGA